In the genome of Nycticebus coucang isolate mNycCou1 chromosome 12, mNycCou1.pri, whole genome shotgun sequence, one region contains:
- the LOC128561890 gene encoding olfactory receptor 10AD1: MVNLRNSSTVTEFILVGFEQSSPSTRPLLFALFLALYSLAMALNGFIIFITWTDPRLSSPMYFFLGHLSLLDVCFITTTIPQMLIHLVVKNHTVSFVSCMTQMYLVFCVGVAECILLAFMAYDCYVAICHSLSYAKIMSQQVCVRLVGTAWFFGLINGIFLEYMSFRNPFCKDNHIENFFCEAPIVIALSCGDSQSSLRMIFADAIVVLLSPMLLIVTSYIGILASVLSRASSTGWGKTFSTCASHLTVVIFLYTSAMFYYMNPRSTHGPDKDKPFSLLYTIITPTCNPIIYSFRNKEMKGAMARALGRSSLTRAESV; this comes from the exons ATGGTGAACCTACGGAACAGCAGCACAGTGACAGAGTTTATCCTTGTGGGTTTTGAGCAGAGTTCACCTTCCACTCGGCCATTGCTCTTTGCCCTCTTCCTGGCCCTCTATAGCCTTGCTATGGCCCTGAATGgcttcatcatcttcatcacctGGACAGACCCCAGGCTCAGCagccccatgtacttcttccttgGGCACCTGTCTCTCCTGGATGTCTGCTTCATCACTACCACCATCCCGCAGATGCTGATCCACCTGGTGGTCAAGAACCACACTGTCTCCTTTGTCTCTTGCATGACCCAGATGTACTTGGTCTTCTGTGTGGGTGTAGCTGAGTGCATCCTCTTGGCTTTTATGGCCTATGACTGTTACGTTGCTATCTGCCACTCACTTAGCTATGCCAAGATCATGAGCCAGCAGGTCTGTGTCAGGCTGGTGGGTACTGCCTGGTTCTTTGGGCTTATCAATGGCATCTTTCTTGAGTACATGTCTTTCCGAAATCCTTTCTGCAAAGACAACCACAT agaaaacttcttcTGTGAGGCCCCCATAGTGATCGCCCTCTCTTGTGGGGACTCTCAGTCTAGTCTAAGGATGATCTTTGCCGATGCCATCGTGGTGCTGCTCAGCCCCATGCTGCTCATTGTCACTTCCTACATTGGCATCCTGGCCTCTGTCCTCAGCAGAGCCTCCTCCACAGGTTGGGGGAAAACCTTCTCTACCTGCGCCTCCCACTTGACTGTAGTCATCTTTTTATACACCTCAGCTATGTTCTATTACATGAATCCCCGCAGCACACATGGGCCTGACAAAGACAAGCCTTTCTCCCTCCTCTACACCATCATCACCCCCACGTGCAACCCCATCATCTACAGTTTCCGCAACAAGGAAATGAAGGGGGCCATGGCAAGGGCCCTTGGGAGAAGCAGTCTGACCAGGGCAGAATCTGTCTAG